One Terriglobia bacterium genomic region harbors:
- a CDS encoding tetratricopeptide repeat protein has protein sequence MSHRGPLGPVGISNRRSSLDPEFETLTHARTTTPSRASSTGTLFAQAIPKEAEAQYKKATELLKKEKNVEAIQVLHQALDLYPDYFLALQALGVVYVREGQFEAALKTLSHAIQVNPKSDVSFLSIGIAQLNLNRMEESIQSLRQSTALNPRSSNGYLILGYALIKSGHAHEAEDPLQLAFRFGGGRVIESQLYLANAYEKTGRFHDAANALQLYLKHAPKGTDKVKIETMIERLQKKSAESDK, from the coding sequence ATGTCTCATCGCGGTCCCCTGGGACCGGTCGGGATTTCGAATCGGCGCTCATCATTGGACCCCGAGTTCGAAACGTTGACTCATGCTCGCACCACCACTCCGAGCCGTGCTTCTTCTACCGGCACCCTTTTTGCTCAGGCCATCCCCAAGGAGGCCGAGGCCCAATACAAGAAGGCGACAGAACTCCTCAAGAAAGAAAAAAACGTCGAGGCCATCCAGGTTCTCCATCAGGCCCTTGATCTCTATCCTGATTATTTTCTCGCCCTTCAAGCCCTGGGAGTCGTCTACGTCAGGGAAGGTCAATTTGAGGCGGCGCTGAAAACCTTGTCGCACGCCATCCAGGTCAACCCAAAATCGGACGTCTCCTTTCTATCCATAGGGATCGCACAGCTGAATCTCAACCGAATGGAAGAAAGCATTCAGTCTCTTCGACAATCCACGGCACTCAATCCCCGATCTTCCAACGGCTACCTCATTCTCGGTTATGCCCTCATCAAGAGCGGTCATGCCCATGAGGCGGAGGATCCCCTCCAACTTGCATTTCGTTTCGGAGGGGGCCGGGTGATCGAGTCGCAACTGTATCTCGCTAACGCCTACGAAAAGACTGGACGGTTTCACGACGCGGCCAACGCTCTCCAGCTCTATCTCAAACATGCCCCCAAGGGGACTGACAAGGTGAAGATCGAAACCATGATTGAAAGGTTGCAAAAGAAATCAGCGGAATCCGACAAGTGA
- a CDS encoding hemerythrin domain-containing protein, whose product MTTQIKAHATEELRHEHQSVLQLLNEMNRVLDSADLSVTVSWKPFFEDALKYFKKDVATHFKKEEDALFPALERYIGREGGPIAVMLNEHQQHNALLVKLNEAVAAGDLPGLRSVWENFNPLLTMHIVKEDSVLFPMAEHMLTEEEWSRVGRRMEELNKAH is encoded by the coding sequence ATGACCACCCAAATCAAGGCCCATGCCACCGAGGAGCTGCGGCACGAGCACCAGTCCGTGCTCCAGTTGTTGAATGAGATGAACCGCGTACTGGATTCGGCAGACCTCTCTGTGACAGTTTCCTGGAAGCCGTTTTTCGAGGATGCATTAAAGTACTTCAAGAAGGATGTCGCCACTCACTTCAAGAAGGAAGAGGACGCCCTCTTTCCCGCCTTGGAAAGGTACATTGGCCGGGAAGGCGGGCCGATTGCCGTCATGCTGAACGAGCACCAACAGCACAACGCCCTCCTCGTGAAACTCAATGAAGCGGTGGCCGCGGGCGACCTGCCCGGGCTCCGTTCAGTGTGGGAGAATTTCAATCCCCTGTTGACCATGCATATCGTCAAGGAGGATTCGGTGCTGTTCCCGATGGCGGAACACATGCTCACCGAAGAGGAATGGAGCAGAGTGGGCCGCAGGATGGAGGAGCTCAACAAAGCACATTAA
- a CDS encoding adenosylcobalamin-dependent ribonucleoside-diphosphate reductase has protein sequence MGMNLTSNAQMVFEKRYLRRDPEGKVCETVEELFRRVAQAVSQSEAHYKGALSLEEVEQKFFDMMATLEFLPNSPTLRNAGTPLGQLSGCFVLPIEDSMESIYSTLRDAALIQKSGGGTGFSFSRLRPRNDDVASTRGISSGPVSFMRLYNYSTEINRLGGARAGANMAVLRYDHPDIMEFVTSKSNDESLNNFNLSVAVTDDFMDRLKKDDSFELVNPRTGKPQGSMHARELFEKVTELAWATGDPGLVFLDRINRDNPTAHKGAIEATNPCGEQPLLPYESCNLGSINLAAHMMDGRFDLEKFQETVRWAVRFLDDVIEANQYPLEKTAEITHGNRKIGLGLMGFADVLIQMGIAYDSMDARKFGEHVMSTLQREAREASCELAEQRGVFPNFRGSRYDVAGGERLRNATVTTIAPTGTLSLIADCSSGIEPLFALSYFRNILGEERAVEIHPAFAAVARDRGFFSERLMEALAEQGSIADLGNDGRHAFAIPEDVKKIFKTAHDIAPSDHVRMQATFQQFTDSAVSKTVNLRASASVEDVAEVYRLAHEMGCKGITIFRDTSKRHQVLRKPAVQFELKSITQREATVISGWGETERAELANEICGECGGPIEHSSGCLHCRVCGYTVCQV, from the coding sequence ATGGGTATGAATCTCACCTCCAATGCTCAGATGGTGTTCGAGAAGCGTTATCTCAGGCGCGACCCCGAAGGGAAAGTCTGCGAGACCGTGGAGGAGCTGTTCCGCCGGGTTGCTCAAGCCGTGTCTCAATCCGAAGCCCATTACAAGGGGGCGCTTTCTTTAGAAGAGGTTGAGCAGAAGTTTTTCGACATGATGGCCACGCTGGAGTTCTTGCCCAATTCCCCCACCTTGAGGAACGCCGGAACACCGCTCGGCCAGCTCTCGGGATGTTTTGTTCTGCCGATCGAGGACTCGATGGAATCGATTTACTCGACTCTCCGGGACGCGGCGCTTATTCAGAAAAGCGGGGGTGGTACCGGTTTTTCTTTCTCCCGGTTGCGGCCGCGCAATGATGACGTGGCCTCGACCCGGGGCATCTCTTCCGGGCCCGTTTCCTTCATGCGGCTGTACAACTACTCTACCGAGATCAACCGACTCGGGGGAGCGCGCGCCGGCGCCAATATGGCCGTGCTCCGTTACGATCACCCCGACATCATGGAGTTTGTCACCAGCAAGTCAAATGACGAATCTCTCAATAACTTCAACCTCTCCGTTGCCGTCACAGACGACTTCATGGATCGGCTCAAAAAGGATGATTCGTTTGAACTGGTCAATCCCCGGACTGGCAAGCCGCAGGGGTCGATGCATGCGCGCGAGCTCTTTGAGAAGGTCACCGAACTGGCCTGGGCGACGGGCGATCCCGGGTTGGTGTTTCTGGACCGGATCAACCGCGACAACCCCACCGCGCACAAGGGGGCGATCGAGGCGACCAATCCGTGCGGAGAGCAGCCCCTGCTCCCATACGAATCATGCAACCTCGGCTCCATCAATTTGGCCGCGCATATGATGGACGGCAGGTTCGACCTGGAAAAATTTCAGGAAACGGTCCGCTGGGCGGTACGTTTCCTCGATGACGTGATTGAGGCCAATCAATACCCCCTGGAGAAAACGGCGGAAATCACGCATGGCAATCGGAAGATCGGCCTCGGCCTGATGGGCTTTGCGGATGTTTTGATCCAGATGGGGATCGCTTATGATTCGATGGATGCCCGGAAGTTCGGCGAGCACGTGATGTCAACCCTGCAACGGGAGGCCCGCGAGGCCTCGTGCGAGCTGGCGGAACAGCGCGGGGTCTTTCCCAATTTCAGAGGCTCCCGTTATGACGTGGCCGGAGGAGAGCGGCTCCGCAACGCCACGGTCACCACCATTGCACCGACCGGGACTCTAAGCCTGATTGCGGATTGCTCCAGTGGGATCGAGCCCCTTTTCGCGCTCTCCTACTTCCGGAACATTCTGGGCGAGGAGCGCGCCGTCGAGATCCACCCGGCCTTTGCCGCCGTCGCGCGGGATCGTGGATTCTTCTCTGAACGCTTGATGGAAGCCCTCGCCGAGCAGGGTTCGATCGCGGACCTGGGGAATGATGGGAGACACGCCTTCGCAATTCCCGAAGACGTGAAAAAGATTTTCAAAACGGCGCATGACATCGCCCCCTCTGACCACGTTCGCATGCAAGCGACTTTTCAGCAATTCACCGACAGCGCCGTCAGCAAGACGGTGAACCTCCGGGCGAGCGCGAGCGTTGAGGATGTGGCGGAAGTGTACCGGCTGGCCCATGAAATGGGCTGTAAGGGAATTACCATCTTCCGTGACACCAGCAAGCGGCACCAGGTGCTCCGGAAGCCCGCAGTTCAATTCGAGCTCAAGTCGATCACACAACGCGAAGCAACGGTCATCTCAGGGTGGGGGGAAACGGAACGCGCAGAATTGGCGAATGAAATCTGCGGGGAGTGCGGCGGTCCCATTGAGCATTCCAGCGGCTGCCTTCACTGCCGCGTTTGCGGTTATACCGTCTGCCAGGTCTAG
- a CDS encoding sodium-translocating pyrophosphatase — MVFLPIVIGISLLSLLVAVLLARWVLSQDQGPKEMQVISNAIKEGAEAFLRRQNGTIVLLAVVLAVVIFVLYAFIRSHHSFDPVATSTGLAFWITLSFLLGAACSVFAGYVGMWVSIRSNVRSASAARSSLNKALQIALRGGAVSGLFVVAMSLFGVGGLYWLVSTFAPEVAKEKIPLLIVGYGFGASFVALFAQLGGGIYTKAADVGADLVGKVEAGIPEDDPRNPAVIADLVGDNVGDCAGRGADLFESTAAENIGAMILGATLAASAQRMNMPFAYGIVGVMMFPLVARAFGLIASIIGILIVKTKEQGQDPMSALNRGYAVTATLVIVAFFGATKWLLSSSNDPDAWWKFFICGVIGVLTSWAFVWITQYYTEYRYRPVQEIANASITGPATNIISGISVGMECVLLPVITISIAILASYHLGEWAVPNGGLFGTAVATMGMLGSAAYILAMDTFGPITDNAGGIVEMSKQPEEIRKKTDRLDAVGNTTKALTKGYAIGSAALAAFLLFSAYMDEVRLYLGSEGETLFHRVDIAKPAVFVGGLLGAMLVFFFSALAIKAVGRAAQSVIAEVRTQFKEKPGIMEGTEKPDYARCVDIVTRGALKQMIAPGLVAVGMPVAVGVLFRMFITAQDKTIAAESVAALLMVGTIAGILMALFLNNSGGAWDNAKKFIESGLFTVDGKVVGKKSDPHKAAVVGDTVGDPFKDTAGPSLHVLIKLLSTITLVLAPLFIR; from the coding sequence ATGGTCTTTCTGCCGATCGTTATTGGGATTAGTCTCTTGTCTTTGTTGGTGGCTGTCCTGCTGGCCCGTTGGGTCTTGAGCCAGGATCAAGGGCCGAAGGAAATGCAAGTCATTTCCAATGCCATCAAGGAAGGTGCGGAGGCATTCTTGCGTCGTCAAAACGGCACGATTGTGCTGCTGGCAGTCGTGTTGGCTGTGGTCATCTTTGTTCTATACGCGTTTATCCGATCACATCACAGTTTCGATCCTGTGGCGACGTCGACGGGACTCGCGTTCTGGATCACGCTCTCCTTTCTGCTCGGGGCGGCCTGCTCCGTCTTTGCGGGGTATGTCGGGATGTGGGTTTCGATTCGCTCCAATGTCCGCTCGGCGTCGGCCGCACGGTCTTCGCTGAACAAGGCCCTCCAGATCGCGTTGCGGGGAGGCGCGGTGTCCGGCCTGTTTGTCGTGGCCATGTCGCTGTTCGGCGTGGGAGGCTTGTACTGGCTGGTCAGCACCTTTGCGCCCGAGGTTGCCAAGGAAAAGATTCCTTTGCTGATCGTGGGATATGGTTTTGGCGCCTCTTTTGTTGCCTTATTCGCACAGCTGGGCGGAGGCATTTACACCAAGGCCGCCGATGTCGGTGCGGACCTGGTGGGGAAGGTGGAAGCAGGGATCCCGGAAGATGATCCCCGCAACCCGGCGGTAATTGCCGACCTGGTCGGAGACAATGTGGGCGACTGCGCCGGTCGAGGGGCTGACCTGTTTGAGTCCACGGCAGCCGAAAACATTGGGGCAATGATCCTGGGTGCGACCCTGGCGGCGTCGGCGCAAAGGATGAATATGCCTTTCGCGTATGGCATCGTCGGGGTAATGATGTTCCCCCTGGTTGCCCGCGCTTTCGGCTTGATTGCCTCCATCATCGGAATCTTGATCGTCAAAACCAAGGAACAGGGCCAGGATCCGATGTCCGCGTTGAACCGGGGTTATGCGGTCACAGCCACGCTGGTGATCGTCGCGTTTTTTGGGGCCACGAAGTGGTTGCTCTCCAGCTCGAATGATCCCGATGCCTGGTGGAAGTTTTTCATCTGCGGGGTGATTGGGGTGCTGACCTCGTGGGCTTTTGTTTGGATCACCCAGTATTACACCGAATACCGGTATCGGCCCGTTCAGGAGATTGCCAATGCCTCCATCACCGGGCCAGCCACCAATATTATTTCCGGAATCTCGGTAGGGATGGAGTGCGTCCTTTTGCCCGTGATTACGATATCGATTGCCATCCTCGCCTCCTATCATTTGGGGGAATGGGCCGTCCCGAACGGAGGGCTGTTTGGAACCGCCGTCGCCACCATGGGGATGCTGGGCTCCGCGGCATACATTTTGGCGATGGACACTTTCGGGCCGATCACCGATAACGCCGGCGGAATCGTGGAAATGTCCAAGCAACCCGAAGAGATTCGCAAGAAGACAGATCGTCTGGACGCTGTCGGCAATACGACCAAGGCCCTCACAAAGGGTTATGCCATTGGATCGGCGGCGCTGGCAGCCTTCCTGCTGTTTTCCGCTTACATGGACGAAGTGCGCCTTTACCTGGGCTCTGAAGGAGAAACACTTTTTCACCGGGTCGACATTGCCAAGCCCGCGGTTTTTGTCGGAGGCCTGCTGGGAGCCATGTTGGTGTTCTTCTTCTCCGCCCTCGCGATAAAAGCAGTGGGGCGGGCAGCACAATCCGTCATCGCGGAGGTCCGGACCCAGTTTAAAGAGAAGCCCGGGATCATGGAGGGGACGGAGAAACCCGATTATGCCCGTTGTGTTGACATCGTGACGCGCGGGGCCCTCAAGCAGATGATCGCTCCCGGACTGGTGGCGGTCGGGATGCCTGTTGCCGTCGGAGTACTATTCCGCATGTTTATCACGGCCCAGGACAAAACGATTGCGGCCGAGTCCGTTGCAGCCCTGCTCATGGTGGGCACAATTGCTGGAATCCTGATGGCCCTGTTCCTGAACAACAGCGGCGGCGCGTGGGACAATGCCAAGAAGTTTATTGAATCGGGCCTGTTTACGGTGGACGGCAAGGTGGTGGGGAAGAAATCCGACCCTCACAAGGCGGCTGTCGTCGGAGATACGGTCGGCGATCCCTTTAAAGACACGGCCGGGCCGTCCCTCCACGTGCTGATCAAGCTGCTTTCCACCATCACGCTGGTTCTGGCTCCCCTGTTCATTAGATAG
- a CDS encoding YtxH domain-containing protein, giving the protein MGENNDTGSKVLFFVVGAGIGAVIALLFAPRSGKETRELLAQKAVEGREYLTSTARNVQDKTQEVLDQTKETLTQKKSQISAALEAGKQAYRDEKSKAN; this is encoded by the coding sequence ATGGGAGAGAATAACGACACAGGCAGCAAGGTTCTTTTCTTTGTGGTAGGAGCGGGAATTGGCGCCGTCATTGCGCTTCTCTTCGCTCCCCGGTCAGGCAAAGAGACGCGCGAACTCCTCGCCCAGAAGGCCGTTGAGGGGAGAGAGTACTTGACCTCGACTGCCAGAAACGTTCAGGATAAGACCCAAGAGGTTCTCGACCAGACCAAGGAGACGCTGACCCAGAAAAAATCACAGATTTCAGCGGCCCTCGAAGCCGGCAAACAAGCCTATCGCGACGAAAAATCCAAAGCGAATTAA
- the mnmA gene encoding tRNA 2-thiouridine(34) synthase MnmA → MTKRIAVAMSGGVDSSTAAALLLDAGHDVVGLSMQLWDQERLPELKARAGIQSSGHCCSLDDLHDARRVAEYLGFPFYVINFGEQFEARVVKPFIGEYFQGRTPIPCVECNNVFKFDLLRTRALQIGADRLATGHYARVRYNRASGRHELLKGVDTSKDQSYFLFGMTQEQLSQTEFPLGHLTKPVVREIAASRNLPTHEKPESQEICFVPGGAYSDFIEAYRAEITAGNDADSGSVPRDDNGLAGEITLRDGTVLGRHRGVHHFTVGQRKGLGVALGRPLYVISIDPVTRRVVVGDDAELMHRRARVCDVNWISLDVLKGPRSVSAKIRNRHEPAEGVVSNSGDGSVVMTFNEPQRAITPGQACVFYEGDLVVGGGWIGKALN, encoded by the coding sequence ATGACCAAGAGAATAGCCGTTGCTATGAGTGGCGGAGTGGATTCATCGACTGCGGCCGCGTTGCTGCTGGACGCCGGACATGACGTCGTGGGGCTCTCCATGCAGCTCTGGGATCAGGAACGACTCCCTGAATTGAAGGCCCGGGCGGGCATTCAGTCCTCGGGACACTGCTGTTCACTGGACGACCTGCATGATGCGAGGCGCGTGGCCGAGTACCTCGGGTTCCCCTTCTACGTAATCAATTTCGGGGAACAGTTCGAGGCCCGGGTCGTGAAGCCGTTCATCGGGGAGTATTTCCAGGGAAGGACACCCATTCCCTGCGTGGAATGTAACAATGTGTTCAAGTTCGACTTGCTCCGAACCCGGGCCCTCCAGATTGGAGCCGACCGGTTGGCCACGGGGCATTACGCGAGGGTTCGATACAACCGGGCAAGTGGCCGCCATGAATTGTTGAAGGGGGTCGATACCAGCAAGGACCAGTCCTACTTCCTTTTTGGAATGACCCAGGAGCAACTCTCTCAGACCGAGTTTCCCCTCGGCCACCTGACGAAACCAGTCGTCCGGGAAATTGCCGCCTCCCGGAATCTGCCGACCCACGAAAAGCCCGAAAGCCAGGAAATCTGTTTCGTGCCCGGCGGGGCGTACTCTGATTTCATCGAGGCTTATCGAGCCGAGATCACGGCCGGGAATGACGCAGACTCGGGTTCGGTCCCGCGGGACGATAACGGGTTGGCGGGAGAGATCACGCTCCGCGATGGCACCGTGTTGGGCCGCCACCGGGGTGTTCATCATTTCACCGTGGGTCAGCGCAAGGGCCTGGGGGTAGCCCTGGGACGTCCTTTGTACGTCATTTCCATCGATCCCGTGACCCGCCGCGTCGTGGTCGGAGACGATGCAGAACTGATGCATCGCCGGGCACGGGTGTGCGATGTGAACTGGATTTCCCTGGACGTGTTGAAGGGGCCGCGTTCGGTCTCCGCGAAGATTCGCAACCGCCATGAGCCGGCTGAAGGGGTGGTCTCAAACTCCGGCGACGGAAGTGTTGTGATGACCTTCAACGAGCCGCAGCGCGCTATTACGCCGGGACAGGCTTGCGTTTTCTACGAGGGCGATCTGGTGGTGGGTGGAGGATGGATCGGAAAGGCGCTGAATTAG
- a CDS encoding superinfection exclusion B family protein gives MNQSSFRSAGQIINLIHWPISKLLGVIVAFGALLFSPKEWVDFLLDNPRVPTLLNPWLGLIFVLASSFFVTYFMVRFLSKIRSWCKKKEVFADVDAQ, from the coding sequence ATGAACCAATCAAGTTTCCGCAGTGCTGGCCAAATCATCAACTTGATACATTGGCCTATATCAAAACTCCTTGGCGTTATCGTTGCTTTTGGTGCGCTACTCTTTTCACCGAAGGAATGGGTGGATTTTCTACTTGATAATCCTCGCGTGCCGACTCTTCTCAATCCTTGGTTGGGGTTGATATTTGTCTTGGCGTCCTCATTCTTCGTAACTTATTTCATGGTTCGGTTCCTTTCAAAAATCAGAAGTTGGTGCAAGAAGAAAGAAGTATTTGCAGATGTGGACGCTCAGTAG
- a CDS encoding IS630 family transposase, with protein MRPAGSPEELQRRRERAVALLHQGYPPVEVAERVGVDRRSVRRWKAAVRARGRQALRARPVPGRPHKLNAQSIEWLQQDLLEGAQAAGFPTDLWTCPRIAALIQSRFGVHYEISGVWRLLRALGWSPQKPERRAVERDARAIRRWIKKDWPRIKKKPTG; from the coding sequence ATGAGACCTGCTGGAAGCCCGGAGGAATTGCAGCGGCGCCGGGAGCGAGCGGTGGCTCTGCTGCATCAGGGGTATCCACCCGTTGAGGTCGCCGAGCGGGTGGGCGTTGACCGGCGCAGCGTCCGGCGCTGGAAAGCGGCGGTCCGAGCGCGCGGCCGCCAGGCGCTGCGGGCCCGGCCGGTCCCGGGCCGACCTCACAAATTGAACGCGCAGTCGATCGAATGGCTGCAGCAAGACTTGCTGGAGGGGGCTCAGGCGGCCGGCTTTCCCACGGATCTGTGGACCTGTCCGCGCATCGCGGCCCTGATTCAATCGCGCTTCGGTGTGCATTACGAGATCTCCGGGGTGTGGCGTTTGTTGCGCGCCCTGGGATGGAGTCCCCAAAAACCGGAACGCCGCGCCGTGGAGCGCGACGCACGAGCCATCCGGCGCTGGATCAAAAAGGACTGGCCCCGCATTAAAAAAAAGCCCACCGGCTGA